From a region of the Entelurus aequoreus isolate RoL-2023_Sb linkage group LG27, RoL_Eaeq_v1.1, whole genome shotgun sequence genome:
- the mob3c gene encoding MOB kinase activator 3C isoform X2 has product MAEERKTEPGELWELGGGQREGIEQLELSSKIHSGRSQSFQQHPGASAVGYQPVDIQHLHQALTPLRPPLGLKLSCRDDRQPYPSRGRRRLSPMALCLGQVFSKDKTFRPRKRFEPGTQRFELYKKAQASLKSGLDLRKVVQLPEGECLDDWIAVHVVDFFNRINLIYGTVSEYCTERTCPIMSGGLRYEYRWQDGDDYRKPTKLPALKYMNLLMDWIESLINNEDTFPTRVGVPFPKNFQQVCKKILSRLFRVFVHVYIHHFDSICSMGAEAHINTCYKHYYFFISEFNLIDHSELEPLGRGCQKYLYGPQRKR; this is encoded by the exons ACAGAACCTGGAGAACTCTGGGAGCTCGGAGGGGGGCAGCGAGAGGGGATCGAGCAGCTGGAGCTGTCCTCCAAAATCCACTCTGGCCGCTCCCAAAGTTTTCAACAACACCCTGGAGCCTCCGCTGTAGGATACCAGCCAG TGGACATCCAACATCTTCACCAGGCTCTGACCCCCTTGAGACCCCCTCTAGGCCTGAAACTCTCCTGCCGAGACGACCGACAGCCTTATCCTTCAAGGGGGAGGAGGCGGCTGAGCCCCATGGCGTTGTGCCTTGGTCAGGTGTTCAGCAAAGACAAAACCTTCAGGCCACGGAAGCGCTTCGAACCCGGCACTCAGCGCTTTGAACTGTACAAGAAGGCCCAGGCCTCGCTCAAGTCCGGCTTGGACCTGAGGAAGGTAGTGCAGCTGCCCGAGGGCGAGTGCCTCGACGACTGGATCGCCGTGCACGTGGTGGATTTCTTCAACAGGATCAACCTGATCTACGGCACGGTCAGCGAGTACTGCACCGAGCGTACCTGTCCCATCATGTCCGGGGGGCTGAGATACGAGTACAGGTGGCAGGACGGGGATGACTACAGGAAGCCCACCAAGCTGCCCGCTCTGAAGTACATGAACCTGCTGATGGACTGGATAGAGTCGCTCATCAACAATGAGGACACCTTCCCCACCAGAGTAG GTGTTCCTTTCCCCAAGAATTTCCAGCAGGTGTGCAAGAAGATTCTGAGCCGACTCTTCAGGGTGTTTGTGCACGTTTACATCCATCACTTTGACAGCATCTGCAGCATGGGCGCCGAGGCCCACATTAATACCTGCTACAAACACTACTACTTCTTCATCTCCGAGTTCAACCTCATCGACCACTCTGAACTTGAGCCCCTG GGCCGGGGCTGCCAAAAATAcctgtatgggccgcagcg AAAGAGATGA
- the mob3c gene encoding MOB kinase activator 3C isoform X1, with product MHDTAANKETEPGELWELGGGQREGIEQLELSSKIHSGRSQSFQQHPGASAVGYQPVDIQHLHQALTPLRPPLGLKLSCRDDRQPYPSRGRRRLSPMALCLGQVFSKDKTFRPRKRFEPGTQRFELYKKAQASLKSGLDLRKVVQLPEGECLDDWIAVHVVDFFNRINLIYGTVSEYCTERTCPIMSGGLRYEYRWQDGDDYRKPTKLPALKYMNLLMDWIESLINNEDTFPTRVGVPFPKNFQQVCKKILSRLFRVFVHVYIHHFDSICSMGAEAHINTCYKHYYFFISEFNLIDHSELEPLGRGCQKYLYGPQRKR from the exons ACAGAACCTGGAGAACTCTGGGAGCTCGGAGGGGGGCAGCGAGAGGGGATCGAGCAGCTGGAGCTGTCCTCCAAAATCCACTCTGGCCGCTCCCAAAGTTTTCAACAACACCCTGGAGCCTCCGCTGTAGGATACCAGCCAG TGGACATCCAACATCTTCACCAGGCTCTGACCCCCTTGAGACCCCCTCTAGGCCTGAAACTCTCCTGCCGAGACGACCGACAGCCTTATCCTTCAAGGGGGAGGAGGCGGCTGAGCCCCATGGCGTTGTGCCTTGGTCAGGTGTTCAGCAAAGACAAAACCTTCAGGCCACGGAAGCGCTTCGAACCCGGCACTCAGCGCTTTGAACTGTACAAGAAGGCCCAGGCCTCGCTCAAGTCCGGCTTGGACCTGAGGAAGGTAGTGCAGCTGCCCGAGGGCGAGTGCCTCGACGACTGGATCGCCGTGCACGTGGTGGATTTCTTCAACAGGATCAACCTGATCTACGGCACGGTCAGCGAGTACTGCACCGAGCGTACCTGTCCCATCATGTCCGGGGGGCTGAGATACGAGTACAGGTGGCAGGACGGGGATGACTACAGGAAGCCCACCAAGCTGCCCGCTCTGAAGTACATGAACCTGCTGATGGACTGGATAGAGTCGCTCATCAACAATGAGGACACCTTCCCCACCAGAGTAG GTGTTCCTTTCCCCAAGAATTTCCAGCAGGTGTGCAAGAAGATTCTGAGCCGACTCTTCAGGGTGTTTGTGCACGTTTACATCCATCACTTTGACAGCATCTGCAGCATGGGCGCCGAGGCCCACATTAATACCTGCTACAAACACTACTACTTCTTCATCTCCGAGTTCAACCTCATCGACCACTCTGAACTTGAGCCCCTG GGCCGGGGCTGCCAAAAATAcctgtatgggccgcagcg AAAGAGATGA
- the mob3c gene encoding MOB kinase activator 3C isoform X4 yields the protein MALCLGQVFSKDKTFRPRKRFEPGTQRFELYKKAQASLKSGLDLRKVVQLPEGECLDDWIAVHVVDFFNRINLIYGTVSEYCTERTCPIMSGGLRYEYRWQDGDDYRKPTKLPALKYMNLLMDWIESLINNEDTFPTRVGVPFPKNFQQVCKKILSRLFRVFVHVYIHHFDSICSMGAEAHINTCYKHYYFFISEFNLIDHSELEPLGRGCQKYLYGPQRKR from the exons ATGGCGTTGTGCCTTGGTCAGGTGTTCAGCAAAGACAAAACCTTCAGGCCACGGAAGCGCTTCGAACCCGGCACTCAGCGCTTTGAACTGTACAAGAAGGCCCAGGCCTCGCTCAAGTCCGGCTTGGACCTGAGGAAGGTAGTGCAGCTGCCCGAGGGCGAGTGCCTCGACGACTGGATCGCCGTGCACGTGGTGGATTTCTTCAACAGGATCAACCTGATCTACGGCACGGTCAGCGAGTACTGCACCGAGCGTACCTGTCCCATCATGTCCGGGGGGCTGAGATACGAGTACAGGTGGCAGGACGGGGATGACTACAGGAAGCCCACCAAGCTGCCCGCTCTGAAGTACATGAACCTGCTGATGGACTGGATAGAGTCGCTCATCAACAATGAGGACACCTTCCCCACCAGAGTAG GTGTTCCTTTCCCCAAGAATTTCCAGCAGGTGTGCAAGAAGATTCTGAGCCGACTCTTCAGGGTGTTTGTGCACGTTTACATCCATCACTTTGACAGCATCTGCAGCATGGGCGCCGAGGCCCACATTAATACCTGCTACAAACACTACTACTTCTTCATCTCCGAGTTCAACCTCATCGACCACTCTGAACTTGAGCCCCTG GGCCGGGGCTGCCAAAAATAcctgtatgggccgcagcg AAAGAGATGA
- the mob3c gene encoding MOB kinase activator 3C isoform X3 has translation MHDTAANKETEPGELWELGGGQREGIEQLELSSKIHSGRSQSFQQHPGASAVGYQPVDIQHLHQALTPLRPPLGLKLSCRDDRQPYPSRGRRRLSPMALCLGQVFSKDKTFRPRKRFEPGTQRFELYKKAQASLKSGLDLRKVVQLPEGECLDDWIAVHVVDFFNRINLIYGTVSEYCTERTCPIMSGGLRYEYRWQDGDDYRKPTKLPALKYMNLLMDWIESLINNEDTFPTRVGVPFPKNFQQVCKKILSRLFRVFVHVYIHHFDSICSMGAEAHINTCYKHYYFFISEFNLIDHSELEPLKEMTEKICN, from the exons ACAGAACCTGGAGAACTCTGGGAGCTCGGAGGGGGGCAGCGAGAGGGGATCGAGCAGCTGGAGCTGTCCTCCAAAATCCACTCTGGCCGCTCCCAAAGTTTTCAACAACACCCTGGAGCCTCCGCTGTAGGATACCAGCCAG TGGACATCCAACATCTTCACCAGGCTCTGACCCCCTTGAGACCCCCTCTAGGCCTGAAACTCTCCTGCCGAGACGACCGACAGCCTTATCCTTCAAGGGGGAGGAGGCGGCTGAGCCCCATGGCGTTGTGCCTTGGTCAGGTGTTCAGCAAAGACAAAACCTTCAGGCCACGGAAGCGCTTCGAACCCGGCACTCAGCGCTTTGAACTGTACAAGAAGGCCCAGGCCTCGCTCAAGTCCGGCTTGGACCTGAGGAAGGTAGTGCAGCTGCCCGAGGGCGAGTGCCTCGACGACTGGATCGCCGTGCACGTGGTGGATTTCTTCAACAGGATCAACCTGATCTACGGCACGGTCAGCGAGTACTGCACCGAGCGTACCTGTCCCATCATGTCCGGGGGGCTGAGATACGAGTACAGGTGGCAGGACGGGGATGACTACAGGAAGCCCACCAAGCTGCCCGCTCTGAAGTACATGAACCTGCTGATGGACTGGATAGAGTCGCTCATCAACAATGAGGACACCTTCCCCACCAGAGTAG GTGTTCCTTTCCCCAAGAATTTCCAGCAGGTGTGCAAGAAGATTCTGAGCCGACTCTTCAGGGTGTTTGTGCACGTTTACATCCATCACTTTGACAGCATCTGCAGCATGGGCGCCGAGGCCCACATTAATACCTGCTACAAACACTACTACTTCTTCATCTCCGAGTTCAACCTCATCGACCACTCTGAACTTGAGCCCCTG AAAGAGATGACCGAGAAGATTTGCAATTAA